GGCTCCTGGGTCGGGTGATTAGTGCGGGCATGCGGCCGCAAGGGAAGCGGACTATAGGCGCAGGATGGAGACGGTGAGGTCGCTGGGTGAAGCCTAGACTGCGGCCACCATGATGCGAGGGAAGAGAGAGGTGCATAAGAAATTGATGTCTAATTACGGTGGTCTGGTCTACGCGCAAGGGAagcaagaaggagaagaaagcagGAGCTAGGTTACCCATACAACTTGAGAGATGTGAGCAGTTTAGTTCAATAAATTTACAAAATGAACAAAACTAATACCAAGAGTTGAGATTCGAATTGCTCTTAGACGTTGACACATGTCCTGTGtttcttttagaaaaaaaCCCGATCCCGAAACTCTCCTTCGCTTCCAATGCCGGCGTGTGTACAAATTGTTCCTATCtgggtttttaaaaaaagaaaattggtCAGAAGGGACTCTATCTAGCTGCCAGGTGTCCAATTCGGACTAATTAGACTAAAATGCTCCCGAATCACAAATTTTGGGACTAATTTTACTAATTTTGCAACTTGTTAAACTAAACTGATCCCACCTCTTAAGTTGTTGGTTCAGTGGTGCAATTACCTCAAAAAGAAGCGGATGGAGCCATGGAGGCACCGGTGGAACTATATTGGGGCCAAACTGGGCCAGGCCTGCCCAggtttttgcaaaagaaaaaaaaactagtactAGTAAAGCCCCAGTCCAGTAGAAGAAAATTTGAGTTCTCTTTTAGCTTGGTCCGAGCATGAATTTCTTCTTCGTACCTCCGCCGCTGAAGACCATGTGTGCGGTTGTTGGACGTATGGCGAAGGGAGCTGAGAAGAAACTCGCGATGCAGCACAATTTCCCAAGTAGTGTTTGGTTAGCCGAAAATGGTGAATGCTCGCGATTACTGATAATCAACATCGATGATGTCCAAGAAGCTTCAACGATACCTTAATTCCTAGCGGCACAGTCATATAGGAGTAGAAGCTCCTCTTGGACTCTGTTGATGCTGTCACTAGACAGAGGCTCCTCTTCCTGTGGTGGAGGGCCTGGCATTTGCGAAACGTTTGTATTTTCGGGTCTGGCAAAGCTTCGTTGAAGAATCAGCAACGTTCATCAGGAACTATGCACTGGCGATGGAGAACCTGCGAAGCAACGATGAAGTGGTACTCAGCTGCCTTGGCGTGCCCTCTGCTTCAAAGGTTGTGACCTCTGTTCCGGTGCAGAGACAGGACAGTAGGGGCATTACGTCAGATGCTGGATCGTCGGAGTGTGAACTCCACGCCTGGAGACCTCCGGAGCAAGATGGCTGAAACTGAATACTGACGCTAGTTTCCTCCCTGAGTCAGGAGAGACTTGGTGGGCGCCGTCCTTCGCCGCAGTGACGGCCAGACCGTTGTTTCTGCATGGGGGAAGGCATCTGGCTGCTCATCTGCCCTGGAGGCTGAAACTATTGCCGGTCTGGAAGGCTCTCAAAGGGACCAGTGGCGTGCCTGGCGCAAAAATCGACCTGGAGAGCGATTGCCAGATCTTGGTTAATAACCTTCAGAATGGAATGTAAATCGCACCTACATCTGTTTCCTCCTCCACGAGTTTAGCCAGCGCCTGGCTTTGCTTAGTGCCTCTAAAGTTAGTTGGTCACACCGTTCTTGTAATTTGGTAGCGCCTAAGCTGGCTCGACATGCTAGAGAGTCAGTCTCATCGGGATCCTAGCTGGTTCGCTTCCGCCTGCTGTATTTGTGCTTGCGATCCAGTTAATTGAATCTTACCGTTtcaaattaaaaagaaaaataggagTAGAAGCAATTGTCGCCACCATGTATATAAGGTTTTCTCTCTCGCACGAGCAAAATTTGCCATTccgtttttcctttttactaGCAAAACTCTTTagtgccttttctttttctttttctttttgcgggtAATCTTTAGTACTATTTCAATGATCCTGCCCTGTCATTACCCTGCAGGTTGGTTTGCATGGTGACCTCCAATGCTGCAATTTCATGAAGATCTGCTCTGCATCGACTTGCTATCGAGGAGATGTGATTGGTGAAAATAACAGAACGGTGTCAGCACTTGAGGCACCGTTTTTTCCTGTTATAACTAGTGTATGAGCAAGATGTGTAGAGGCTAGAGATGCTGTCTGGAAACTGCATCTGGAATTTTGACGTTTGACGTCTAAAGATCATTGCGTTTTGAATGGTCGTCAGCTGTCAGGCTTCAACATCTGACGTTTATTGCCATCTCTTATGCGTACACTCTGCTCATTGAACGGATTTATTGGATGCTCATGCTCGTTGGCGAACATGATACTCAGTATCGGACCCGAGCAACATCGTTCAAATCTGATTGGCTCAGAGTATATCCAAAATTCAATTAGGAGCCGGAGCGTGTTGCCTGTTTCCCGTCTTGTTCCGAGGAACATTCAGGTTCTCAAGCTGCAGGTGTTACGAGTTCCAGACAAATTCGAATGTGTACAACAAGGATTCTACTACTCTACAAACGTTGTGGTACTCCGAGTGTATTCGGAAACTCCGTGAACGAGTGGAAAACAGATCTTACTCGCTCTGACTCGGAGTGTCAGTGTGTATGCAAATACGAAGCCGAGGAGGTGTATGGCATCGATAGCTCGACTGCTATATAGGTCGGCTCCACGTGACACCTTGCCTCCTCAACCCAGCACCAACGACACACAATCCTACGGCATCGCGATTTGAGACTCAACATCGTTACGTGCTTCCTCGAAGACACGACCGAAACGCGATGGCGGGCGGGGGCGCGGTGGTGAGCAAGAGCAAGCAGGAGTACCCGGGGCGGCTGACGCCGTTCGTGTTGATGGCGTGCCTTGTGGCGGCCACCGGCGGGATGATCTTCGGGTACGACATCGGCATCTCCGGCGGCGTGACTTCCATGGACCCTTTCCTCAGCAGGTTCTTCCCGTCGGTGTACCGGAAGCAGCAGGCCgatagcagcagcaacagcaaccaGTACTGCAAGTTCGACAGCCAGGTCCTGACCATGTTCACCTCTTCGCTCTACCTGGCGGCGCTGGTGGCCTCGGTGTGCGCCGCGTCCGTCACCCGCGTGGCCGGCCGCAAGTGGTCCATGTTCGTGGGCGGGGTCACCTTCCTGGCCGGGTGCGCGCTCAACGGCGCGGCCCAGGACGTGGCCATGCTCATCCTGGGCCGCGTGCTGCTGGGCGTCGGCGTGGGCTTCGCCAACCAGAGCGTGCACGTCTACCTGTCGGAgatggcgccggcgcggaTGCGCGGCATGCTCAACAACGGCTTCCAGCTCATGATCACCCTCGGCATCCTCGCCGCCAACCTCATCAACTACGGCACCGACAAGATCGCCGGCGGGTGGGGCTGGAGGCTCAGTCTCGCGCTCGCGGCCGTCCCCGCGGGAATCATCACGGTcggctccttcttcctcccggaCACGCCCAACTCCCTCCTCGAACGCGGCAAGGCCGACGACGCCAGGGAGATGCTCCGGCGCGTGCGGGGCACGGACGACGTGGAGGAAGAGTACGGCGACCtgtcggcggcgagcgaggCGTCCAGGGCCGTGAAGAGCCCCTGGCGTGACATCCTGCGGCGGCAGTACAGGCCGCAGCTGGCCATGGCGGTCTTCAtcccgctgctgcagcagctcaCGGGCATCAACGTCATCATGTTCTACGCGCCCGTGCTGTTCAAGACGCTCGGGTTCGGCGGCAGCGCGTCGCTCATGTCGGCGGTGATCACGGGCGTGGTCAACCTGGCGGCGACGCTCGTCTCGGTGTTCACGGTGGACAGGGTGGGGCGGCGCGCTCTGTTCCTGCAGGGCGGGGCGCAGATGTTCGCGAGCCTGGTGGCGGTGGGGGCGCTGGTCGGCGCCAAGCTCGGGTGGAGCGGCGTGGCGGAGATCCCGGCGGGGtatgcggcggcggtggtggcggtgatgTGCGTCTACGTGGCGGGGTTCGCGTGGTCGTGGGGGCCATTGGGGTGGTTGGTGCCCAGCGAGGTGATGCCGCTAGAGGTGCGGCCGGCGGGGCAGAGCATCACCGTGGCTGTCAACATGCTCATGACGTTCGCCGTCGCGCAGGCGTTCCTGCCCATGCTCTGTCGCCTCAAGTTcgtcctcttctttttcttcgcCGCCTGGGTGCTCGTCATGACGCTCTTTGTCGCGCTATTCGTGCCGGAGACCAAGGGTGTGCCCATCGAGGACATGGCCAACGTGTGGAAGGCGCACTGGTACTGGAGACGTTTCGTCACCGACGTCGACGATGCCCAAAATGGAGACATCGAGATGGGCAACAAAAACAGCAGTGTTAAGAACTACGGTCTACGGAGTAGCTTAGATTCGTAGCATTTACCGGTGTTCTGTTTAGGTTTTACACTGTCTAAGAGGAGTGCATTGCAGTGTGTACTCTGTTTCTAAACGTAAGAAGTTGTAAGTTTGTTCTAAATTTATAGACAAATATACAAAACTATAGAGTTAGTTTTATTGAATCTCTGGtgtattttcatagtatacttatttaaTATTACAGatgatgatatattttttttgtcaaatttaaGAAGCTTAGGACATCTCCAAGGGTTCACTAGCCAAATGGACATGCCATCCGTTCATTTGGCTAGTGTCCGGATAATTTGGCTATTGTTCATTTACCACCTCACCCAATGAATACTTGTGAAATGTCCACATTACAAATTGTCCATACCCACAAATTTCACAATCAATTCTATTAGCAAACAACTATATATCGACACATCAATACAAGTTAAATAGTAGAgtgcaaattaattaagataATATAGTTCAAATATTTCGAATGACAAAGTCCAAATATCTCAAATGAAGTATTCCCTCGGTTCCTAAAtccttgtcgtgattttagttcaaatttgtacttaAACGGTAACAAGAATttagggacggagggagtaccaaaatAAGCATGTGGTGCATCATCACAAAATCAAATCTATCATACACCCCTCTTGAAACTCCAAGAAATATCCAAAACATGATGACCAAATATAGTTGAACTAGTAGCTAGCTTAATGTAAAAATTACTAGCTAAAAACTTGATGAACAGTAATGAACATTTGCCACAACTGTTACTGTAAAGTGCAACATGCACCGTGCGGAAAGTATTTGGGACGTGTGAAGAAGGAGTCCGCAGACAATGTCCGGCTTGCCAAACCGAAGTCACATTTGGCTAGCATTTGGCATGTCCACGGACGGATTATTTGGTAAAACATAAGGCCTCAATTCTTCCACTGTTAGAGGTTGTAGGGATAATGACACCCTTTCATATTTGAGAATGATTTATCAGCTCGTTTGATATCCCTTGtgaaatcaatttttttgaaaagattATAtatgactaaatttgaattctGATTTAAAATTCATGTTAGTCTATCACATGGGTTTGTAGGATGAGATAtaattccagagaaatgatgtTTTTAGAGAGGAGTTAGGGTTATGAATAGGTGTAATTTCATGGAATTTCATATTGAATTCATGTACCAAATCTATGCCAGCCAAACAAGTTCGCTACTTGACTCCAAAATGAATTACAGGACTCCAGGCCCAAACGATGAGAGCCAAAATGAGTTGTATGCGTTTGGTTCCTACAATATACTAACTCCGCTCCAAAATGTAAGTCGTactgttctaagtcaaacttcttaaattttAACCAGTTTTTAGGAAAACCTACTAAAATTTACGAGCCTTAAATCAGTCTTCTTAATTCAATCATGATATATGTTTGTATAGTACACTATTTGATATTCTAAATGTttacatattttttataaacttcatcaaactttaagaatttcatcatcttcctccgccgcagccgagGATCATGACTCAAGACCCGTCAGTGCCTACCCCACCTGCCGTTGACAATCCAAAAACTGTAAAGTCCTTTGCCATGCTTACTGTTTGTACCAAGTTGGTTTGGGTAACAAAGAACTTTCGTCAAATCTAATGGTTAGATGCTTATGAAGGATCGGTGTGATTCATAGACACTCATATTTTGATCTTGTATGAAATCTCATTATCTAATCCACTAGTTGTATGGTCTCCTATTATGTTCTCTACTCTATTCTTTTGAACTTGTAAGGTGGTCAATTGTATGGACTTTTTGTGTGATGTATGGACAGAGGCGGAGACAAGCCCCATGTAGGAGGGTGTGGGGGCACGGCCTGGGgcttgaacatttttttttctttgctaaaTTGTGATAATTTGAAGTTTGGCCTGAGCCTTCTCCTCCTTAATTACCTTTTCTTAATGGCCCTGGTCTAAACTACTTCATGGCTCCGCCACGGTGTATGGACATGTATGCATATATAAATTGTTGACGCAGAAAAATACAGACGAAGTGCAGAAGTGCAAGTGCTGGTTTTTCAGCCTAATGTTACAGATTATGTAAATAACTATTACTGATGCTCTGTGTGTAAAGCATTTGTTTTAAGCTGTTCTAGAAGGATTCTACGTCACCTCTACATAATGTTGGCACGTGTAACTTCACTTGCTAATGTGAGCCGTGGAATGGCACCCATAATTCCAGCTAGTTCCGAGTGTTTTCCACAGGCGATGGAGCTCCTTTCCCACCACAGTCCAAGAAGGCAAACCGCGGCTGACGCAGCCATTACAAATGTTGTATCGCTAGCCCAGATTGGTGCGGCGAGCACTGACGCCTTGTCCCGATTCACTCGCTCTCCTACACTCCTACGTGCCCCACGGCAGCCCCAATCATTCCACGCCCCATCCCCTCCACACTCTCCTCTGTCTTCTTCAAGTCCTCCTCTGTTTCTCCAACCCAGCAGCCAGCCGTGTAACACACGTACGTGCCCCTCCCATCTCCATCCCCCGGCCATGTCCATTGCCGCGCTCCGATCCTTCCCCGCCGTCTACGGCGTGAAGCCAAGCCCTCGCCTGCAGGCGCCCCGAGGCCGCCCACGCCATGCCCGGCTGATCAGGGCCAGCAGCTCCGTGGCGGTGAACGGGGAAGTGGGACTTGGAAACAGGAGCGGAAAAGATGACCAAGAGGAGGACGCGGTGGTGAAAGATAAAGAGCAAGGAGGACTGGAGCCTATGTACGACGACGGGTTCGGCGGCGTCACCGTGAAGGACTACTTCGCGGCTGCCAGGGAGCTGTCCAAGGACGACGGAGGCCCGCCGCGGTGGTTCTGCCCCGTCGAGTCCGGCCGTCCGGCGGTCCGGGACGCCCCCTTGCTGCTCTTCTTGCCAGGTTAGCCTCTTGATTGATTATGATCGATGAAAGCCAGCTCATCGGTGCGAGATCATTTCCATGTCTGCGGTCGGTTGCCTGAATCAGAATGGCCAAATGGAGAACTCATTCTACACTTTCCTTCTTTTCGGTTTGGGctcttgtttgtttatttgcTTCTAACGCCGCCCTTCGTGAACTCGAATTGACTGCACTGCAGGAACTGATGGTGTTGGGATGGGGCTCATTTTGCACCACAAGTCTTTGGGCAAGTGAGTGAGTCTTGCTTTCTGCTACCACGTGCTGTCACTTGTCCCctttagccaaataatatatcAAACTATATATTTGCAGACCGAGGAAGCAGAAAGCCTGCTTTCCGTTCTAGTTTAGTCTCGATCAATTGCTACTTGGCGCTCCATCCATGCAGTCGTTATCTACCGAGTTAATTATGGCAAGCACAGGACTACTTAGTTTACTAGCCGTTGGTGTCTTTTTTTCATATAAAACTGCCCCCATGTGACAGAAAGTGGACtgcctcttttcttttttattgcACAAATCAGAGCTTGCTGCATCACCAAATCCAGCAGTAGTTTAATTCCAACCCCCTCATGCTTCTAATTTCAGGGCCTTTGAAGTTCGTTGCTTGCATATTCCAGTAAATGATCGTACACCATTTGAAGGTACGCCAGCGTTGCCCTTATTCATCCAGGCTCCAGAGTGTTATAGTTCGGTTTTTGGGTGTGTATTATGCATGTGCATACAGCATGCTAACTCACAGTTAATACTTAATTACTAGAATTGCATCTCTAGTTATCCAATTCTAATCCCTGAAATTTACACTAGAATAAATTCCGCTTTGAACCTCATAGTTGTAACCTTGTAAAACTTCGAACCATATTTTGGCTTCAATGTGGAATTGTGAAGCTAAAATATGGTTCaaagtttcagaaaaaaaactggTTCAAAATGCCACAAATATCTGGTTCAGAATTTAccctttttctcaaaaaaaaactatgaaTTTAAAACTTCATAAAAGAAAATCAG
The Brachypodium distachyon strain Bd21 chromosome 2, Brachypodium_distachyon_v3.0, whole genome shotgun sequence genome window above contains:
- the LOC100822626 gene encoding sugar transport protein MST6, giving the protein MAGGGAVVSKSKQEYPGRLTPFVLMACLVAATGGMIFGYDIGISGGVTSMDPFLSRFFPSVYRKQQADSSSNSNQYCKFDSQVLTMFTSSLYLAALVASVCAASVTRVAGRKWSMFVGGVTFLAGCALNGAAQDVAMLILGRVLLGVGVGFANQSVHVYLSEMAPARMRGMLNNGFQLMITLGILAANLINYGTDKIAGGWGWRLSLALAAVPAGIITVGSFFLPDTPNSLLERGKADDAREMLRRVRGTDDVEEEYGDLSAASEASRAVKSPWRDILRRQYRPQLAMAVFIPLLQQLTGINVIMFYAPVLFKTLGFGGSASLMSAVITGVVNLAATLVSVFTVDRVGRRALFLQGGAQMFASLVAVGALVGAKLGWSGVAEIPAGYAAAVVAVMCVYVAGFAWSWGPLGWLVPSEVMPLEVRPAGQSITVAVNMLMTFAVAQAFLPMLCRLKFVLFFFFAAWVLVMTLFVALFVPETKGVPIEDMANVWKAHWYWRRFVTDVDDAQNGDIEMGNKNSSVKNYGLRSSLDS